One stretch of Chiroxiphia lanceolata isolate bChiLan1 chromosome 1, bChiLan1.pri, whole genome shotgun sequence DNA includes these proteins:
- the LRRC3B gene encoding leucine-rich repeat-containing protein 3B: MHLVDLWLTRSLSMCLLLQSFVLMILCFHSASMCPKGCLCSLSGGLNVSCSNANLKEIPRDLPPETVLLYLDSNQITSIPNEIFKDLHQLRVLNLSKNGIEFIDEHAFKGVAETLQTLDLSDNRIKSVHKNAFNNLKARARIANNPWHCDCTLQQVLRSMASNHETANNVICKTSVLDEHAGRPFLNAANDADLCNLPKKTTDYAMLVTMFGWFTMVISYVVYYVRQNQEDARRHLEYLKSLPSRQKKPDEADDISTVV, translated from the coding sequence ATGCATTTGGTAGACCTGTGGTTAACTCGTTCCCTCTCCATGTGTCTGCTCTTACAAAGCTTTGTCCTCATGATACTGTGCTTTCATTCTGCCAGTATGTGCCCAAAAGGCTGCCTCTGTTCCCTCTCTGGAGGTCTGAATGTCAGCTGTAGCAATGCAAACCTCAAGGAAATACCCAGAGATCTTCCTCCAGAAACAGTCTTACTTTATTTGGACTCCAATCAGATAACATCTATCCCCAATGAAATTTTTAAGGACTTGCACCAACTGAGAGTCCTCAATTTATCAAAAAATGGGATTGAGTTTATAGATGAACACGCCTTTAAAGGGGTGGCAGAAACCTTGCAGACTCTGGATTTGTCTGACAACCGGATTAAGAGCGTGCACAAAAACGCTTTCAACAACTTAAAGGCCAGAGCCAGGATTGCAAACAATCCCTGGCACTGTGACTGCACACTGCAGCAGGTATTGCGGAGCATGGCCTCCAACCATGAGACAGCCAACAACGTCATCTGCAAGACTTCTGTGCTGGATGAACACGCAGGGAGACCATTCCTCAATGCTGCCAATGATGCTGACCTCTGCAACCTTCCTAAAAAGACTACTGATTACGCCATGCTGGTCACCATGTTTGGCTGGTTCACCATGGTGATCTCCTATGTAGTTTATTACGTCCGACAGAATCAGGAGGATGCAAGGAGGCACCTTGAGTACTTGAAATCCCTGCCAAGCAGGCAAAAGAAACCAGACGAAGCTGATGACATTAGCACTGTGGTATAG